One genomic region from Pyxicephalus adspersus chromosome 1, UCB_Pads_2.0, whole genome shotgun sequence encodes:
- the PRSS23 gene encoding serine protease 23, translated as MAIDMSAFWFLLFLVPCVQLQGTNTKPTWPNYKVPVIVPESTTGLEKPHFDAAPRLDVSGSCGPDCHKHFPTPTFGELKENMAYETLYSNGSRTLTEVGIYVVASKARTENGAGKSRRKRQIYGHDTRFNIYGKNFLLNYPFSTSVKLSTGCTGTLVAEKHVLTAAHCIHDGKSYVKGAQKLRVGFLKPKVKDGGKGGNRTYPGASDKMKFQWIRVKRTHVPKGWIKGNANDIGMDYDYALLELKKPHKRQFMMIGVSPTGRQLPNHRIHFSGFDNDRPGNLVYRFCEVKDETYDLLYQQCDAQPGASGSGVYVRMWRRDKQKWERKIIGIFSGHQWVDRNGDKQDFNVAVRITPLKYAQICFWIKGNYIDCQDG; from the coding sequence ATGGCGATTGACATGTCTGCATTTTGGTTCCTTTTGTTTTTGGTGCCATGTGTGCAACTTCAAGGCACTAATACGAAACCAACTTGGCCAAACTATAAAGTTCCCGTAATAGTTCCTGAGTCTACCACTGGCTTGGAGAAACCACACTTTGATGCAGCACCAAGACTAGATGTGTCAGGTTCCTGCGGTCCCGATTGCCACAAACATTTCCCAACTCCAACGTTTGGGGAACTGAAAGAGAATATGGCATATGAAACCCTTTATTCCAATGGAAGCCGCACACTTACTGAAGTAGGCATTTATGTTGTTGCCAGCAAAGCCAGGACTGAAAATGGGGCAGGCAAGTCCCGTCGGAAGAGGCAGATCTATGGCCATGACACTAGATTTAACATATATGGGAAGAACTTCTTACTTAATTATCCATTCTCAACATCGGTGAAGTTGTCCACAGGCTGTACGGGCACTTTGGTAGCCGAAAAACATGTCCTCACAGCAGCCCATTGCATCCATGATGGTAAAAGCTATGTGAAAGGAGCACAGAAGCTCAGGGTGGGCTTCCTAAAACCAAAAGTAAAAGACGGAGGCAAAGGTGGAAACCGCACATATCCAGGAGCAAGTGACAAAATGAAGTTCCAGTGGATTCGAGTGAAAAGGACACATGTCCCAAAAGGTTGGATTAAAGGTAATGCCAATGATATTGGCATGGATTACGACTATGCTTTGTTAGAGCTCAAAAAGCCACACAAAAGACAATTCATGATGATCGGAGTAAGTCCTACAGGCCGTCAACTGCCCAATCACCGTATTCATTTCTCCGGCTTCGACAACGACAGACCAGGAAACTTGGTCTACAGGTTCTGTGAAGTTAAGGACGAAACCTATGACCTTCTTTACCAACAATGCGATGCCCAACCTGGCGCCAGTGGTTCCGGAGTCTATGTCCGGATGTGGCGAAGAGATAAGCAAAAATGGGAGCGTAAAATCATTGGAATATTCTCCGGTCACCAGTGGGTTGACAGAAATGGTGACAAGCAGGATTTTAACGTAGCTGTGCGCATCACACCTCTTAAGTATGCCCAGATATGTTTCTGGATAAAGGGAAACTATATAGATTGTCAAGATGGCTGA